The stretch of DNA AACGACTTAAATTAAAACATTTAGTGAGATCTATGGTGGATCACATACAATATTGGTCCACCTAATACATTTGGTGttaaaaactaacggaaaggaccaaaatgactaacgaaaatatctttaagggaccaatccgatcctttttttttttaagggaccattgtgaaacctaaaatgtctttaagggaccatttaagtaattaagcctatatataacctttggtttgttttgttttccaATTAATTAAGTCAAAGTGTGAACAGTTATCATGACAAAGGAATTCAATCAGCAAGCAGAGGTCTGTTTGGGGTTAGAAACTTTGTGGCAAGCTCTGTCCAAGGATTTGATTGTAACAATTCCAAAGATTATACCAAACATTGTGAAAGATGTCAAATTAATTGAAGGAAATGGAGGAATTGGTACCATctttcattttactttcttCTCAGGTTAgtgttgcattttttttttttaattattacaaAGTTTCAAGTTCTttctaattcaatttttgctatAACATATTTTGATTTATCAATTTAAGCTTAATTTTCAAGCATGGTCGGTTTAAAATGTTGGGATTGGATTTCACTTGACGCAGTTACAACTCTCAACCGTCTAGTCTAACTCTGACTCTGAATAGACGGTTGAATTGTTTTCCTGTGTAAGTGATCTAGACCGTTCCGATATCAAATCAACAGTCCAAATACCGCCTGAAACTGCATGAATAGCATACAGCAGACAATCCTAGTCCATATCAGGAATTTATACTATCAACAAATCACAACAAATCATGTCGTATGACTTTAGAAAATGAAAGTCAATGTTTCTAATAATTTGACGGTTATAATTGATTACAAGGTGTAAATAGTATGAAATCAATATTGCTAACTATAGGGAGTTGAATCTTAGGTGTAACCCCGGTAAGTTACCAGAAGGAGAAGATCATAGAGCTTGATGAGTCTTGTAATGAAATTGGATTGCAAGTGGTTGAAGGAGGATATTTGAATAAAGGTTTTTCATACTACAAAACAAGTTTCAAGCTATCTGCTGTAGGAGAGGATAAGACTTTGGTTAATGTGAAGATTTCTTATGATTATGAGTTGGAAATTGAAGAAAGTAGCATTCCAATGAAAACATTAGAATCTGCTTTACACTTTCTTAGATGCTTAGAAAAGTATGTGTTGAATGATGCTTCAGAATAATTTTATTGTATCTGTTGTTATTGTCTTCAAGAATGTTTGAAATGGTACCTTTTAGtgccaaaataaaaagaataatagaatttctgtttttttatttttattttatttttatatgtaaaCAATCATGTTGTCATTATATATTTGGATGCAACTTTGCTCTGCAATATGCCAATAATctaaaaattcatccaaatctTATCTTTGTATAAGTTTATTAATATGGCTAGTTGGCCTCTATCGGAAACAAGAATCAACTACGCACTCTATTGTTTTTATTCCACCAaagttatcttt from Trifolium pratense cultivar HEN17-A07 linkage group LG5, ARS_RC_1.1, whole genome shotgun sequence encodes:
- the LOC123882963 gene encoding phytohormone-binding protein CSBP-like; its protein translation is MTKEFNQQAEVCLGLETLWQALSKDLIVTIPKIIPNIVKDVKLIEGNGGIGTIFHFTFFSGVTPVSYQKEKIIELDESCNEIGLQVVEGGYLNKGFSYYKTSFKLSAVGEDKTLVNVKISYDYELEIEESSIPMKTLESALHFLRCLEKYVLNDASE